In Microbacterium enclense, the DNA window AGCACCGTCAGCCCCGCGATGCTCTGCATGCGGGGGTGGGCCCGTTCGTCGCAGACGACCGCGGCGACCGCGGTGTCGACGGGGAAGGCCAACGCCGCGTGGCGCAGACGCGCGACGGGGACCCGCGAGCCGACGACGACGAACGCGATCGAGAGTCTCTCGGTGGACTCGGATGCCAGTCGGCAGACGTCGGAGACCGGCATGGTGTTCTCGTACCACTGCAGAGCACTGAACCCGTCGAGCATTTGCCGCGGCGAGACCGTCGGCACGCGCCGGATCGCCCGGAGGCGACCCTTGACCACGCGCGGGATCTCCGAGCCGGTCACGATGTCGATGTCGCGCGCGTCACGGACGGCGCGCAACCCCAGCGACGCCGCGGCGGCGACGGCGAGCTCATACTCGTCGGCGTCGAGGTACTCCTGCGCGGCGGCGCCGAGGACGACGGCCATGCGGGAACGGCGCGACTCCTCGTACTGGCGCACCATGAGGCGACCGGTCTTCGCCGTGGACTTCCAGTGCACCTGTCGCTGGGAGTCGCCGGGGGCGTACTCGCGGATCGCGTGGAACGACATGTCGGCGTCGACCAGGCGCCGCGTCGCACTGCCCTCGAGGTCGCGGACGAGTCCCGCGCTCGTCGACGGCAGGAGCACGGTGCGCGGGTGGACGAAGAGCTCGTGCTCGTCGTCGACCTCGTGTTCGCGGCGGAGAAGACCCACGGGATCGCTGCGGACGGTCGTGACGGGCCCGATCCGCACCACCCCACGCGGCAGCGGAGGGATCTCGAGCACGTCGGTCACGCTCTGACCCGCGCGCAGCAGGGGTACCCCGAACTCGACGAGTCCCTGCCCCACGGGGATGTCGAGACGCCCGGGAAGCGCGAGGCGTGAGCTGTCGTTGCGCACGGTGATCTCGCCCGAGACACCGTTTCCGGCCACCACGCGCTCGTGGCC includes these proteins:
- a CDS encoding DUF58 domain-containing protein is translated as MPDVSLTESRLTRTSAGTAGTGSRTSITSTSTRRQRRLVGAVVRAAELWRATGEAAATATRWAGRTVRPAGAVVTVAATAGLVLGLVFGWVEWMVAGSAALLLLLMSVPFLFGSRAYAVDLTLGHERVVAGNGVSGEITVRNDSSRLALPGRLDIPVGQGLVEFGVPLLRAGQSVTDVLEIPPLPRGVVRIGPVTTVRSDPVGLLRREHEVDDEHELFVHPRTVLLPSTSAGLVRDLEGSATRRLVDADMSFHAIREYAPGDSQRQVHWKSTAKTGRLMVRQYEESRRSRMAVVLGAAAQEYLDADEYELAVAAAASLGLRAVRDARDIDIVTGSEIPRVVKGRLRAIRRVPTVSPRQMLDGFSALQWYENTMPVSDVCRLASESTERLSIAFVVVGSRVPVARLRHAALAFPVDTAVAAVVCDERAHPRMQSIAGLTVLTIGTLDDLSGLLVRGATS